From a region of the Corallococcus macrosporus genome:
- a CDS encoding N-acetylmuramoyl-L-alanine amidase produces the protein MRTFLPSWSRTLALTLLFTSVLAQAQDTPEAFEGDDLGLEPPGVQYLPAPAPRAHEQRRLSPDAPAVVRREVRAGKSNVKSAGVPQTRRGDGALSGKVIYLSPGHGFYRDDKLKRWATQRPNTWGVVEDFISAEVVSQELQPQLMAAGATVVTVRESDLNPLLATVDNGGTGYVEGGDSARFHASAQKGWAPPPVPMGNNVEPFTLGTTRTLDTAATSSARATWTPDVPADAAYNVYVSYGSDPTRATDAHYVVKHTGGESHFRVNQQRHGGTWVLLGRFYFKAGKHPESGAVVLENDSAQGTGATLSVDAVRLGGGRGLLGDAAQGPLLRPRFEESGRYHVQYSGAPFSVYAPSGGNALSNERNADVTSRPRFAAWLHEEGEDAVYVAWHTNAGTTGTVRGTEAYVYGPHPVDGTLNFTGVAGSDVLGRALLAQIDTDLKREVDPAWRVRGLRSGNLGEVNPTHNPETPAVLLEMAYHDNTTDAGNLKEARFRHVAARAIVQGLIKYFATRDGAAVHLPPETPGAVAARNATTGAVEVKWTAPPQVALEEGRDAPTGYRLYQSADGFGWDEGTEVQGTSATVSLAAGTLRYFRVAAVNAGGESFPSATVGVRVGDTPPVLLVNAYERLDATVACGEELETPYDLEAPLRVYLEAMNDGSYLRQHGAAFAQAAVAFDSATGNAVAAGLVSPTGYRLVDWSTGRGGVGGAGLTRTEQDTLRAFVTGGGNLLLSGSRTVFALSQGSAEDKAFLADILRASFGVGSVLGRVEGFTGGILRDLPATPLDDGTLEAYPVGVTDVLLPTTPGTDVLRYVNAGLGAAVLSGTAPAGQVLVLGFPFEGLASNRERSRLVGEFLVRSGLLAQAPALPTADVTPAVSPRPLSSCVAVREVDPHPVVQPPPPPPPPEPTVVPALPSDYSPKGDSGCGCGAGSGTASGLWVLVGVIVQLRRARSKAAHAKR, from the coding sequence ATGCGAACGTTCCTTCCGTCCTGGTCGCGCACGCTGGCGCTGACCCTGCTGTTCACCTCCGTCCTCGCTCAAGCGCAGGACACCCCTGAAGCCTTCGAGGGAGACGACCTGGGGCTGGAGCCTCCGGGTGTTCAATACCTGCCAGCTCCGGCCCCCCGGGCCCACGAGCAGCGCCGCCTGTCGCCGGACGCGCCCGCGGTGGTGCGCCGTGAGGTCCGCGCCGGGAAGTCCAACGTGAAGTCAGCGGGCGTGCCGCAGACGCGACGGGGTGACGGTGCGCTGTCCGGCAAGGTCATCTACCTGAGCCCGGGCCACGGCTTCTATCGCGACGACAAGCTGAAGCGCTGGGCGACGCAGCGGCCCAACACCTGGGGCGTGGTGGAGGACTTCATCTCCGCGGAGGTGGTGTCGCAGGAGTTGCAGCCCCAGTTGATGGCGGCGGGCGCCACGGTGGTGACGGTGCGCGAGTCGGACCTGAACCCGCTGCTTGCCACGGTGGACAACGGCGGCACGGGCTACGTGGAGGGCGGGGACAGCGCGCGCTTCCACGCCTCCGCGCAGAAGGGCTGGGCCCCGCCGCCCGTGCCCATGGGCAACAACGTGGAGCCCTTCACCCTGGGCACCACGCGCACGCTGGACACGGCGGCCACCTCCAGCGCGAGGGCGACGTGGACCCCGGACGTGCCCGCGGACGCGGCCTACAACGTCTACGTCTCCTACGGCTCCGACCCCACGCGTGCGACGGACGCGCACTACGTGGTGAAGCACACGGGCGGCGAGAGCCACTTCCGCGTGAACCAGCAGCGCCACGGCGGCACGTGGGTGCTGCTGGGACGCTTCTACTTCAAGGCGGGCAAGCATCCGGAGTCGGGTGCGGTGGTGCTGGAGAACGATTCGGCGCAGGGCACGGGCGCGACGCTGTCCGTGGACGCGGTGCGGCTGGGCGGTGGACGCGGCCTGCTGGGTGACGCGGCGCAGGGACCGCTCTTGCGTCCGCGCTTCGAGGAGAGCGGGCGCTACCACGTGCAGTACAGCGGGGCGCCCTTCAGCGTGTACGCGCCGTCGGGGGGCAACGCCCTGTCCAACGAGCGCAACGCGGACGTGACGTCCCGGCCGCGCTTCGCCGCGTGGCTGCACGAGGAGGGCGAGGACGCCGTCTACGTCGCGTGGCACACCAACGCGGGCACGACCGGCACGGTGCGGGGCACGGAGGCCTACGTCTACGGGCCGCACCCGGTGGACGGCACGCTCAACTTCACGGGCGTGGCGGGCAGCGACGTGCTGGGCCGGGCGCTCCTGGCGCAGATTGACACGGACCTCAAGCGCGAGGTGGATCCGGCCTGGCGCGTGCGCGGCCTGCGCTCGGGGAACCTGGGCGAGGTGAACCCCACGCACAACCCGGAGACGCCCGCCGTGCTCCTGGAGATGGCGTATCACGACAACACGACGGACGCGGGGAACCTCAAGGAGGCCCGCTTCCGCCACGTGGCCGCGCGCGCCATCGTGCAGGGGTTGATCAAGTACTTCGCGACCCGGGACGGCGCGGCGGTGCACCTGCCGCCGGAGACGCCGGGTGCGGTGGCCGCGCGCAACGCGACGACGGGCGCGGTGGAGGTGAAGTGGACGGCGCCCCCGCAGGTCGCCCTGGAGGAGGGCCGCGACGCGCCCACGGGCTACCGGCTCTACCAGAGCGCGGACGGCTTCGGCTGGGACGAGGGCACGGAAGTCCAGGGCACGTCGGCCACCGTCAGCCTGGCGGCCGGTACGCTGCGCTACTTCCGCGTCGCCGCGGTGAACGCGGGCGGTGAGTCCTTCCCGTCCGCCACGGTGGGCGTGCGCGTGGGAGACACGCCGCCGGTGCTGCTGGTGAACGCGTACGAGCGGCTGGACGCGACGGTCGCGTGCGGCGAGGAGCTGGAGACGCCGTACGACCTGGAGGCGCCGCTGCGCGTCTACCTGGAGGCGATGAACGACGGCAGCTACCTGCGCCAGCACGGCGCGGCGTTCGCGCAGGCGGCGGTGGCCTTCGACAGCGCAACGGGCAACGCGGTGGCGGCGGGGCTGGTGTCGCCCACGGGCTACCGGCTGGTGGACTGGTCCACCGGGCGCGGCGGGGTGGGGGGCGCGGGCCTGACGCGCACGGAGCAGGACACCCTGCGCGCGTTCGTCACCGGCGGCGGAAACCTCCTGCTGTCGGGCAGCCGCACGGTGTTCGCGCTGTCGCAGGGCAGCGCGGAGGACAAGGCGTTCCTCGCGGACATCCTCCGGGCGTCCTTCGGCGTCGGCTCGGTCCTGGGCCGGGTGGAGGGCTTCACGGGCGGCATCCTCCGCGACCTGCCGGCCACGCCGCTGGACGACGGGACGCTCGAGGCCTACCCCGTGGGGGTGACGGACGTCCTGCTGCCCACGACGCCGGGGACGGACGTGCTCCGCTACGTGAACGCGGGTCTGGGCGCGGCGGTCCTGTCCGGCACCGCGCCCGCGGGCCAGGTGCTGGTGCTGGGCTTCCCGTTCGAGGGCCTTGCGTCCAATCGCGAACGGTCGCGGCTGGTGGGCGAGTTCCTGGTGCGCTCGGGACTCCTGGCCCAGGCACCGGCACTGCCCACGGCGGACGTGACGCCCGCGGTGAGCCCCCGGCCACTGTCGTCCTGCGTGGCGGTGCGCGAGGTGGATCCGCATCCGGTGGTGCAGCCGCCTCCACCTCCGCCGCCGCCGGAACCGACGGTCGTTCCGGCGCTCCCGAGTGACTATTCCCCCAAGGGGGACAGCGGCTGCGGATGCGGGGCCGGGTCGGGAACGGCCTCCGGGCTCTGGGTGTTGGTCGGGGTGATTGTTCAGCTCCGGCGTGCGCGCTCGAAAGCGGCCCACGCGAAGCGTTGA